The following are from one region of the Carassius gibelio isolate Cgi1373 ecotype wild population from Czech Republic chromosome A13, carGib1.2-hapl.c, whole genome shotgun sequence genome:
- the LOC128026285 gene encoding myozenin-1-like, with amino-acid sequence MPLSGTPAPPSKRKRLSKIITDLSHVTQDEYESEPNASEFDLGKKIRAPKDIMLEELSLMKNKGSKMFKMRQLRVAKFIYENNPDFFSSESMDNLQKFMPSLGGQMLVDVGGHVIGGQMAGQAGGASLAPVPPTKPGSYGKGAVGGLQAGGLTGGAGGAGVAGGAGGKDGVSGDASRSEEHSKAALEKGKKRAAYENTYVSPWERAMKGNEELVATMKAQMPVPCSQKELRKYKCFNRSALPYGGFEKASQLMTFQLPDIEVATEEPEPAVVYHHDIGSRPSFNRTPIGWGGSGEPGSFHMELDTIPFDGETDDL; translated from the exons atGCCTCTGTCAGGAACACCAGCCCCACCGTCCAAGAGGAAAAGGCTCTCCAAGATCATCACTGACCTGTCACACGTAACCCAAGATG agtATGAATCAGAGCCCAATGCCTCAGAATTTGACTTGGGGAAAAAGATCAGGGCACCCAAGGATATCATGCTGGAGGAACTATCCCTAATGAAGAACAAAGGCTCTAAGATGTTCAAGATGAGGCAGCTGCGTGTGGCCAAGTTCATCTATGAGAACAATCCTGACTTCTTCAGTAGTGAGTCCATG GATAACCTCCAAAAGTTCATGCCCAGTCTTGGGGGCCAGATGTTGGTGGATGTTGGTGGCCACGTGATTGGTGGGCAGATGGCTGGCCAGGCTGGTGGGGCCAGCCTAGCACCAGTGCCTCCTACTAAACCCGGAAGCTATGGAAAGGGAGCAGTGGGTGGGCTGCAAGCAGGTGGGCTCACTGGTGGAGCTGGAGGTGCCGGAGTGGCAGGAGGAGCAGGGGGGAAGGATGGTGTGTCAGGAGATGCCTCACGGA GTGAGGAACATTCTAAGGCTGCTttggaaaaaggaaaaaagagggCTGCATATGAGAATACATACGTTTCCCCTTGGGAACGGGCTATGAAGGGCAATGAAGAACTTGTAGCCACAATGAAGGCTCAAATGCCAGTACCCTGCTCTCAAAAAGAGCTGCGTAAATATAAGTGCTTCAACAG GAGTGCTCTGCCTTATGGGGGTTTTGAGAAGGCCTCACAGCTGATGACCTTCCAGCTGCCAGACATCGAGGTGGCCACAGAGGAGCCTGAACCTGCAGTGGTGTACCATCATGATATCGGTTCACGACCCTCCTTCAACCGCACACCTATCGGCTGGGGGGGCAGTGGTGAACCAGGCAGCTTTCACATGGAGTTGGATACTATACCATTCGATGGCGAGACTGACGACCTGTGA
- the LOC128026269 gene encoding synaptopodin 2-like protein: protein MVAEEVIITLSGGAPWGFRLQGGIEHQKPLQVAKVRKRSKACRAGLREGDELVSINENSCGSLSHAQAMNLIDSMPGTLHIRVRRAPAGFQSVVLVARAPSPRIDKEYRAAIRALSPSSSRPHQSSVRHIHRGSLMSPTGRSGLTSPPGSEAYYGETDSDADVAAHERQRKQKRRSPSNSPGKAGRASPEGAETSEMSGYDSASDAQVYNLLGPKEREDAMPGVARREVIYQPPPDGAWSSQTSTETDDQNPREGLMEEDSGFQEPRNVPPLVSPERAKEALMLSSHTQLVPMVGPVDNPVDEELILTYMDKAKQAKLNRGDTIIDKQVKEARSKCRTIASLLTDAPNPHSKGVLMFKKRRQRSKKYTLTSFGSVDEDMRQDSQEEDSIFPGSESEFDEEGFSSAPDPTWDSDYLEMLEKRSASRGQEGEGGALSPGLSDTSGKGAQLFEQQRRRAEEHAKKMEAAQEDLQSQMLGIALKEKQALPQLQTLQPQPDPLAKPNVQPPPVAPKPARPSKTLHHEVPPAETQKITQMSTSLTVPVMVNGDTSNIMAPVSAVLPTETVMPPQPAPLAELPTSSVLNRTARPFAPGCVTSRAATAPVVFRPAVSKKAPRPVSVAVIAPSFSAASEEHAMGVNPASFVSQFTMSQMSADVPTEKLPTQAFILGKSVPPPASVSVESYSQPALYCSSVENFQVASVPPPIVQTQEPTFSVEAETTALPAFSVDNTMTAVAPVMAPVSSRAIVIPAQPSSTLTPAASDPPSAVTLLSPVDYREKSSATHSRTGILQEARRRSTHKPMFKIPESKKNSPNPELLSMVQNFDERPRHGYSEPENITHNIDDNRTRVPPPVAPKPRIIPEMSQIPQAEGKGAELFARRQSRMDSLVVNSPYLQPAPLQPQQPQSVIDLIEPQKTSPNPSQWKYSPNVRAPPPIGYNPLLSPSCPIGVQRGGVKVSERSSTGSKSSYGVPKEGIKALDFMRRQPYQLNPAMFSFGGGTSTQSSVSSYQRQQREGHTLTPPKQIPVKAARVYEIKRFSTPTPMSAPTLNPIVIVPRSHTTLGEHISRSDMTSPLPEPVPESTPAPSRAPGLPELPKISAVPIPHPMPYSPPAPMSSMSNLSFSGLQAAKQFKSAPELSSLKPHPLKSPIQVPKPRFIATRGGIQPRVWRPGTLPH, encoded by the exons ATGGTGGCTGAGGAGGTTATCATCACCCTGTCCGGAGGAGCACCATGGGGCTTCAGACTACAGGGAGGAATCGAGCACCAGAAGCCTCTGCAGGTGGCCAAG GTGCGCAAGCGAAGTAAAGCATGTCGTGCCGGACTGCGTGAGGGAGATGAGCTGGTATCCATCAATGAAAATTCCTGTGGGAGTCTGTCACATGCCCAGGCCATGAACCTGATCGACAGCATGCCAGGAACGCTACACATCCGGGTTAGGAG GGCACCGGCTGGCTTCCAGTCAGTGGTTCTGGTTGCTCGAGCTCCTTCTCCCCGCATTGATAAAGAGTACCGTGCTGCCATTAGGGCCCTGTCCCCATCCAGCTCCCGACCTCACCAGTCCAGTGTACGGCACATCCACCGCGGATCCCTGATGTCCCCGACCGGACGCAGTGGATTGACTTCGCCACCGGGCAGTGAGGCCTACTACGGAGAAACAGACAGTGATGCAGACGTGGCTGCTCATGAGAGACAACGCAAACAGAAACGACGTAGTCCCAGCAATTCACCTGGCAAGGCCGGTCGAGCCTCACCGGAGGGAGCAGAGACTTCAGAAATGAGTGGGTATGACAGTGCCTCGGATGCGCAAGTGTACAATCTTTTGGGGCCTAAAGAAAGAGAAGATGCAATGCCTGGTGTTGCACGCAGAGAGGTGATTTACCAACCCCCTCCGGATGGAGCCTGGTCCTCTCAGACCTCCACTGAGACGGATGACCAGAACCCACGGGAAGGGCTAATGGAAGAGGACAGTGGGTTCCAGGAGCCCAGAAATGTCCCCCCACTTGTTTCTCCAGAGAGAGCCAAAGAAGCTCTGATGCTAAGCTCTCATACTCAGTTGGTGCCCATGGTTGGGCCAGTTGACAATCCAGTGGATGAGGAACTCATATTAACATACATGGATAAAGCAAAACAAGCAA AATTGAACCGTGGAGATACGATCATAGACAAGCAGGTGAAAGAGGCTCGGTCCAAGTGCCGCACCATTGCCTCTCTACTGACAGATGCACCAAACCCTCATTCAAAGGGTGTTTTGATGTTTAAAAAGCGCCGGCAACGCTCCAAGAAATACACACTGACCAGCTTTGGAAGTGTTGACGAGGACATGAGGCAGGACTCTCAAGAGGAGGATAGCATATTTCCTGGCAGTGAATCAGAATTTGATGAGGAAGGTTTCTCTTCTGCACCAGACCCCACATGGGACAGTGACTACCTTGAGATGCTGGAGAAAAGATCTGCTTCCAGGGGTCAGGAAGGAGAGGGTGGTGCTCTGAGTCCTGGTCTGAGTGATACATCTGGGAAGGGGGCACAGTTGTTTGAGCAGCAGAGGAGAAGGGCTGAGGAACATGCAAAGAAAATGGAAGCTGCGCAAGAAGACTTACAAAGCCAAATGCTGGGCATTGCACTGAAAGAGAAGCAAGCACTTCCCCAACTACAGACACTTCAACCACAACCAGACCCATTGGCAAAGCCTAATGTCCAGCCACCACCAGTTGCTCCAAAACCTGCCAGACCTTCAAAAACTCTACATCATGAGGTTCCACCAGCAGAGACACAAAAAATAACACAGATGAGCACATCTCTCACAGTCCCTGTCATGGTTAATGGAGATACTTCAAACATAATGGCACCAGTCTCCGCTGTGTTGCCCACAGAAACTGTGATGCCTCCACAACCAGCTCCTCTAGCAGAACTTCCTACCAGCTCTGTGTTAAACAGAACTGCCCGACCCTTTGCCCCAGGCTGTGTTACCAGTAGGGCAGCCACTGCTCCTGTTGTGTTTCGCCCTGCAGTCAGTAAGAAGGCACCCAGACCCGTTTCAGTGGCTGTGATTGCACCTTCATTCTCTGCAGCATCAGAAGAGCATGCCATGGGTGTCAACCCTGCCTCCTTTGTTAGCCAATTCACAATGAGTCAAATGAGTGCTGATGTCCCTACTGAAAAGTTACCCACACAGGCCTTTATACTTGGAAAGTCTGTTCCTCCACCTGCTTCTGTATCCGTGGAATCATATTCTCAACCTGCTCTTTACTGCTCCTCAGTGGAAAACTTCCAGGTTGCATCAGTGCCACCTCCCATAGTTCAAACCCAAGAACCTACATTTTCTGTAGAAGCTGAAACCACTGCTCTTCCAGCATTCTCTGTTGACAACACAATGACCGCTGTGGCTCCTGTTATGGCTCCTGTTTCTTCTCGGGCCATAGTAATACCAGCCCAACCCTCTTCTACTTTGACCCCTGCAGCTTCTGACCCCCCCTCAGCTGTAACTCTGCTGTCACCTGTAGACTATCGAGAAAAATCCTCTGCCACCCATAGCCGCACTGGCATTCTTCAAGAGGCCCGCCGCCGTAGTACCCACAAGCCAATGTTTAAGATTCCTGAAAGCAAGAAAAACTCACCAAACCCTGAATTATTGTCTATGGTGCAGAATTTCGATGAAAGACCCAGGCATGGATATTCTGAACCAGAAAATATTACTCACAACATTGATGACAATAGGACAAGGGTGCCACCACCTGTTGCCCCTAAGCCAAGAATCATCCCAGAAATGTCTCAGATCCCTCAGGCAGAGGGAAAAGGTGCAGAGTTGTTTGCTCGTAGACAGTCTCGCATGGATTCGTTGGTTgtaaactctccatatctgcagCCTGCACCTCTACAACCCCAACAACCCCAATCTGTCATAGACCTGATTGAACCACAAAAAACCTCGCCAAACCCATCCCAATGGAAGTATTCCCCAAATGTTCGTGCTCCTCCACCGATAGGTTACAACCCCTTGCTGTCTCCATCCTGTCCTATTGGGGTGCAGCGTGGGGGTGTCAAGGTGTCTGAGCGAAGTTCCACAGGAAGTAAGAGTAGTTATGGTGTCCCAAAAGAAGGTATCAAAGCCTTGGACTTTATGAGAAGGCAGCCTTACCAACTGAACCCTGCAATGTTTAGTTTTGGTGGTGGCACTAGCACACAGTCTTCAGTCTCCTCCTATCAGAGGCAACAAAGGGAGGGCCACACTCTGACGCCACCCAAGCAGATCCCAGTAAAGGCGGCACGTGTGTATGAAATCAAACGATTCTCTACTCCCACCCCGATGTCGGCACCAACTCTCAACCCCATAGTGATTGTACCACGCTCACACACCACACTTGGAGAGCACATCTCTCGTTCTGACATGACGTCCCCTCTACCTGAACCTGTACCTGAATCAACTCCAGCTCCTTCACGAGCCCCAGGCCTCCCAGAGCTCCCTAAAATTTCAGCTGTGCCCATCCCTCACCCCATGCCGTACTCGCCCCCAGCTCCCATGTCAAGTATGTCAAACCTAAGTTTCTCTGGGCTTCAAGCTGCCAAACAGTTTAAGAGTGCCCCTGAGTTAAGTTCCCTAAAACCACACCCCTTAAAGTCCCCTATCCAAGTTCCCAAACCTCGCTTTATTGCAACACGTGGGGGTATTCAGCCCCGCGTCTGGAGGCCTGGAACACTTCCTCACTGA